A single region of the Vicia villosa cultivar HV-30 ecotype Madison, WI linkage group LG4, Vvil1.0, whole genome shotgun sequence genome encodes:
- the LOC131597297 gene encoding uncharacterized protein LOC131597297, with amino-acid sequence MAYPDFNGNQNQPNARGNDESRNWSTFQRENLPIFRSKHDPDGAQNWLKEIKRIFWVMDFPEGQKVRYGTHKLVGEADDWWLDTRQRVETAGEVINWAVFSREFLSKYFPEDVCGKKEIEFLELKQGIL; translated from the exons ATGGCTTATCCTGATTTCAACGGGAATCAG AACCAGCCTAATGCTAGGGGAAACGACGAATCCCGTAACTGGAGTACGTTTCAAAGGGAGAATCTACCTATCTTCAGGAGTAAGCATGATCCTGACGGGGCACAGAATTGGCTCAAGGAGATCAAAAGGATTTTTTGGGTAATGGATTTCCCTGAGGGCCAAAAGGTACGGTATGGCACGCATAAGCTAGTTGgagaagctgacgactggtggttGGACACTCGTCAGAGGGTGGAAACTGCAGGTGAAGTGATTAATTGGGCAGTGTTTAGTAGGGAATTTCTGAGTAAGTATTTTCCAGAGGACGTATGCGGGAAGAAGGAGATTGAGTTCCTTGAGCTGAAGCAAGGAATTCTATAA